One genomic window of Paraburkholderia acidiphila includes the following:
- the rpsL gene encoding 30S ribosomal protein S12, producing MPTINQLVRKGRASEATKSKSPALQDCPQRRGVCTRVYTTTPKKPNSALRKVAKVRLTNGFEVISYIGGEGHNLQEHSVVLIRGGRVKDLPGVRYHMVRGSLDTQGVKDRKQARSKYGAKRAKAAK from the coding sequence ATGCCAACCATCAATCAACTGGTTCGCAAAGGCCGCGCTTCGGAAGCTACGAAGAGCAAGTCGCCGGCCCTGCAGGACTGCCCGCAGCGTCGCGGCGTGTGCACTCGCGTGTACACGACGACGCCGAAGAAGCCGAACTCGGCACTCCGTAAGGTCGCCAAGGTGCGCCTGACGAACGGCTTCGAAGTCATTTCGTACATCGGTGGTGAAGGCCACAACCTGCAGGAACACTCGGTCGTGCTGATCCGCGGCGGCCGTGTGAAGGACTTGCCGGGTGTGCGTTACCACATGGTTCGTGGCTCGCTGGATACCCAGGGCGTCAAGGATCGTAAGCAGGCTCGTTCGAAGTACGGTGCAAAGCGCGCCAAGGCTGCGAAGTAA